The Pirellulales bacterium genome contains the following window.
CAACCGATGCCGATATTGGCAGCAGCAGCACCGGGGGCGCCGGACCGTTTAACGTGAATTTCGATCCGGCCAATGATTCCATTAATCCGACAACCGGTCTGCCTTATTTTCAGCCTAACGATCCTGCAAACACATCACCACCGCGGCCGTTGCCTTACGGTTACAACGATGATAATAACAGCGCTAACGGCGGAACGGACATGCCAGCTTTTGTAATTTGGCGATTGTACGTCAGTGCGGGTGAGAATACTGCCACGAACACGCTGAACATTAAAAGCGGTACGCTGATTCAACGCGATAGCGGCGGCGCCGGCAATATCAGCGCGAATAATTATGGCAGCGCCGGAACCGCCCAGGCAAATATCGGCCGCGCCGGCACGGGAATTGTTAACCAATTTGGCGGAACGTTTATTAATGAAGATAACGATATCGACCTTGGGCAAACCCAAAGCATTACGGTCAACAGTGTCGCAACTCCATCTGCCGGCAACGGCACTTGGAATTACTATGGCGGCACGCTGGAAGCAGGCCTGTTATTCTCCAGCAGCACGACCGCAGGAATTCGCCTTGGTCCAACCAGCGGGGTTGGCAATGGTCCAGCATTTTCCAGTACCGGTATTTATTCCACGGGAACCATGCGAGTTTACAATACCGGGCCGGACGGACACATCCGCGTGAACAATTTTTTAATTGGACCCAGCAGCAGTGCCGCGGGTGCAAACTCGGGTTCATTGGGCACTGTTGAATTTCATTACGGTTTGAATACGCATGGCACCGGCGGCGTGCGCACCATTCAGGTTGATCGAAATTTAGGCTTGGATAACTCGGTGACCAATAATCAATCGGCACGCCTCAACCTAGTGCTGGATGCGGCGCCGGTCGTTACCGCAGGCGTGCCGCAAAATTTGGGACTGTTTGATAACGATTTTGACGGCGATGGCACGGGCGGCATTACCGGCGCGACAGGCGAAGCCGCCACCACGCGCACTTTTTACACCGCGAACGGTTTAACGCAGTTGACCCAGGGAAGCACGGTTTCCGCAACGTTCGGTTCGTCCACTTACAACTGGACGATCAGTTACACAGGCACCATCACCTGGCCTGACGCCCCCAGCGCCAACAACACACTGGGCGCTACGGTTACTGATTCCGGAACCGGCAAAGATGTGGTGTTGATGGGCTTAAGTGTGACTTCCTCCTTGCTGGTTGGCGACATGAATTTTGACGGAAATGTTGATGCCAAAGATATCGCGGCCTTGGAACAGTCCTTAACGAACTTGAACGGTTACTTGTCGACCGATTTTGGCAACGGCACTCCTTCTTCTCACGGCGTCACTTCCGCCAACATTGGCCAATATGCGGACGTGACTGGCGCAAACAAGTTTAATAACATGGACGTCCAGGCGCTGTTGAATTATTTGCTTGCCGGCCACGGCAGCGTAACTTCTGTGCCCGAGCCATCCACGTTTGTGTTGGGCGGATTGGGGCTGGCGGCCCTTGGGCTGTGCTCAGCTCGCCGGCGAAAAGCGGCTTAATTCGACAGTGATTGCCTATCAGGCCAGTGCCCCGCATGCAAGCGCAGCGGATATTCTATCGGCAGCAATTGCTAATTAACTTCTAGTGGCGGTTGCCGAAAAACCTATTGCTCGCGGCGGCGCAACCGCAAGACAACCGCCGTCCTCAAGACAACCATGGTGCCCAGGCCTAGCATGAGCAGCGTCAACGAAGCCGGCTCCGGCACGCTGGTAGTCGAACCAAAACCGCCGGCTTGAAACAGGTTTAGCAGAGCTTGCAAATCGAGGTTATTCACGACGAAATCGTTGTTCAAATCGCCGATCACGTCCATTTGCACCGTCGTCAGATTTCCGTGCGAGGCTTCGTAGGCCGGTAAGTTCGTCAATGCCACCAGCATGGCGTTGATGTCGGAAGAATTCACGTGGCCATCACGATTGAAGTCGCCGGCCAGCAATGGCGGCGCACCGGTCGTTGAATTCGTCAGCCCGAACAAATCGGAAGGCGGAGCAGTAACCGTTAATCCCGAAAGATCGACATCGGCTCCGTAATACAACTGCATGTCGGCGCTGCCGGTAAGGTGCACGTTGCTGAACGCCAAACCGTCCAAGGCGTTGGCATACAGTTTATTTACCGGATCGGTGGTGGCATTGAGCCCGTTAATTCGAGCAACATTCGTGGCGCCGGTGGCGGTCACATTTTCATAGGAGATGTTGTACCACAGGGGAGATTGCGTATCGGTGCTGATGTCGGTCGGTGTTGCAGAACCATACGTATAGCTTCCGCTGTCGGTAGGATTGGGCGCAAAAGTGTCCCCTCCGTCGTAAAAGCTTTCGATAGCGATCGGGGTTTTCACGTTGGTCATCGTAATGTTAATGTATTTCACGTTCTGTAACGGGTGAGCCAGCCCGCCGCCTACGTCGCCCGATTGGGTCTGATTGGGATCATTCCCATCTTCGGCCTTCATCCGCAATCCGTAGGGAATGCTGTTTTTGCTGGGGTTATTGCCCAGGGCCGGATTGAACGTGCAATTGGCCACAATCATGTTCGAAACGCCAGCGGCCGTGCCGCCGCCAATGGAAATGCCATGACCGGAAATGATGGTGTTGTTGCTGATCACAATGTTGTTGCACGCGGTGCTGGCGGGCTTGGCGACAATATCGTCATCGCCGGCGGCAATGGTGCAACCCTTGATTAAGAAATTGCTGCCCGAGTAGTCAATGGCATCGGTATTGTCCAAATATGTTTTGGCCGTGCTGTTGGCGATGGAAAAGTCGTCGTTGATGTTCACGTTGCTGATCGTAACGTTGGTGTCTTTTTCGGGAACAAGATGTTCGTGGCCGGCGTTCTCGATGGTTACGCCCGAAATGAGCAGGTTGGTTACTTTCTGAAGGCTTACCAAGTTATTGCTGCTGGTGGCTGTCGCATGGCCATCGATGATGCCGCCGCCGGTAATCGCCATGTTCGAAGTGTTGGAGGAAGGGGTCGTAATTAGCGTGGCGCCGGCAGTAGAGGCTTGAAGGATCGCGTTCGTCCCAATTTGCAAGTTCACATTGCTCGCCATGGTAAGCATGCCTGACTTGTAAATTGAGGTTCCAGACGCCGGAGTAGGCAGTTGCACAATACCGCCGCCGTGGGACGAGACGTAACTGATGTACGCATTGATGACCGCCGCGTTGTTCGAACTGCCCGTGGTGGCCACCGCGCCGCCATCGATCGCGGGATTGGAGACCGTGACGTTATAAACGGTGGAGGCAATCGTCGGCAGCATGGGAGCCGCTGGTAAAATCACCGGCGCGGCGGCGTGAGCAACGTTCATTCCGGCCGCCAGCCAGGCCGCCGCTAAGAAATAAAACCCCAGCGCATAGAATTTGAAATTTGCGCGCATGCAGGCAATCGTTCGGTGCTTGTTCATCCCAGTTCCACGCCCTGCGGAAAGAATTCCGCAGGCTGCTTTTCCCCAAAATCAGCAGCTTTAGCCCGGGTTCATTATAGCAATAAACCCCCGCGTTCAAAGCAAAAAATCCCTTGAAAAGCGGGTCATCACCCATGGCCACAGACGGCTGAGGACAGCCGTCGCTACATTGTGGAGTGGCCAAATTAGGCGACCACCGGCCAACCAGATCTCTTTGTAAGCGGCGTTCCAGGGCGGTATACTGCGCTCCAACCGCGCGAGCCTGTGCGAATTTCATCCCGCGATCGCCAGTGTTCGTGCGGTCCCACCGTCGTTAGGCTTCCATGTTCGACCGATGCGTTCCGCCAATCTGGATGGTCGGTCTGGCGATCGTGGCTGGATGGTGCGCTGCATCTCTGGCTGCTGACGCTGCGCCACCGGTATCGACCGATCTTATTTCCTCGGCCCAGGGCATCCTATCGGCCCATTGCTATAAGTGTCATGGCGCCGAGAAGCAAGAAAGTGGGTTGCGGCTGGATGTCGCTGCCAATGCTTTGAAGGGAGGCGATGGCGGCGTTGATATTCGGCCCGGGCACGCCGCCGATTCACTGCTGATCGAATACGTCAGTGGCAAAGGCGACACCGTCATGCCGCCTAAAGGCGAACGACTAACGAGCGCGGAAGTAGCGACCCTTGCCGCTTGGATTAACGGCGGCGCAAACTGGCCGGCCAATTCGTCGAATGCATCGGACGGTGATCCGCGCTTGATGCATTGGTCGTATCAACCGGTGCGCCGCATCGATCCGCCGGCGGTGCAAAATCAGGCCTGGGTGCGCAACGAAATCGATGCCTTTGTGCTTTCCAAACTGGAGCACGCAGGCATTTCGCCGTCGCCGGAAGCCAGCCGGCAAACGCTCATTCGCCGGTTGAGTTTCGATTTGCTCGGCTTCCCCCCGGCGCCGCAAGACGTGAATGAATTTCTCGCCGATGCGCGCCCCGATGCCTACGAGCGCTTGGTCGATCGGCTGCTTGCGTCGCCCCATTTCGGCGAACGCTGGGGCCGGCACTGGCTCGATCGCGCCCGCTACGCCGACAGCAGCGGCTGTGCCATCGATTTGTATCGGCCCTTTGCTTGGCGCTGGCGCGATTGGGTCATCGAAGCGGTGAATCGCGATCTTCCGTTCGACCAATTCACCATCCAACAAATCGCCGGCGACTTGTTGCCCAATGCTACTACAGAAACCTGCATTGCCGCTGGTTTTCAACGGAATGCGCTGTCCAATCACGAAGCGGGCATCGATTTGGAAGCCGAGCGCGTGAAAACCACCCTCGACCGCACTTCCGCCGTTGGCACAGCCTGGCTGGGTTTGACCCTTGGTTGCGCCGAGTGCCATGCGCACAAATACGACCCGATTTCGCAGCGAGATTTTTATAGCCTGTATGCGTTCTTC
Protein-coding sequences here:
- a CDS encoding dockerin type I domain-containing protein, encoding TDADIGSSSTGGAGPFNVNFDPANDSINPTTGLPYFQPNDPANTSPPRPLPYGYNDDNNSANGGTDMPAFVIWRLYVSAGENTATNTLNIKSGTLIQRDSGGAGNISANNYGSAGTAQANIGRAGTGIVNQFGGTFINEDNDIDLGQTQSITVNSVATPSAGNGTWNYYGGTLEAGLLFSSSTTAGIRLGPTSGVGNGPAFSSTGIYSTGTMRVYNTGPDGHIRVNNFLIGPSSSAAGANSGSLGTVEFHYGLNTHGTGGVRTIQVDRNLGLDNSVTNNQSARLNLVLDAAPVVTAGVPQNLGLFDNDFDGDGTGGITGATGEAATTRTFYTANGLTQLTQGSTVSATFGSSTYNWTISYTGTITWPDAPSANNTLGATVTDSGTGKDVVLMGLSVTSSLLVGDMNFDGNVDAKDIAALEQSLTNLNGYLSTDFGNGTPSSHGVTSANIGQYADVTGANKFNNMDVQALLNYLLAGHGSVTSVPEPSTFVLGGLGLAALGLCSARRRKAA
- a CDS encoding glycosyl hydrolase family 28 protein, producing MRANFKFYALGFYFLAAAWLAAGMNVAHAAAPVILPAAPMLPTIASTVYNVTVSNPAIDGGAVATTGSSNNAAVINAYISYVSSHGGGIVQLPTPASGTSIYKSGMLTMASNVNLQIGTNAILQASTAGATLITTPSSNTSNMAITGGGIIDGHATATSSNNLVSLQKVTNLLISGVTIENAGHEHLVPEKDTNVTISNVNINDDFSIANSTAKTYLDNTDAIDYSGSNFLIKGCTIAAGDDDIVAKPASTACNNIVISNNTIISGHGISIGGGTAAGVSNMIVANCTFNPALGNNPSKNSIPYGLRMKAEDGNDPNQTQSGDVGGGLAHPLQNVKYINITMTNVKTPIAIESFYDGGDTFAPNPTDSGSYTYGSATPTDISTDTQSPLWYNISYENVTATGATNVARINGLNATTDPVNKLYANALDGLAFSNVHLTGSADMQLYYGADVDLSGLTVTAPPSDLFGLTNSTTGAPPLLAGDFNRDGHVNSSDINAMLVALTNLPAYEASHGNLTTVQMDVIGDLNNDFVVNNLDLQALLNLFQAGGFGSTTSVPEPASLTLLMLGLGTMVVLRTAVVLRLRRREQ